CAGAATATTTGTATTTGTTAATAGCGATTCCATTTCTTCTTGTCATATTTTATTTGGCAATGCAGATAAGGAGAAGGGCGATAAAGCGGTTTGGCGACCCCAGCATCATTTCCGAGCTAATGCCGGAGGCTTCAAGTTCACGCCCTTGGGTAAAAGCCTCTATACTTTCACTGGTGGCAATATCGCTCATTTTTGCTCTTGCTCGGCCCCAGTTGGGCTCCAAGCTAAAGGATGTGAAGCGAAAAGGGGTTGAACTTATTATTTGTCTAGACGTTTCCAACAGTATGCTTGCTCAAGATATCATGCCAAACCGGCTTGAACGGGCAAAGCAGGCCATTGCACAAATGGTTGATAAGCTCACCGATGATCGAATTGGGCTAATTGTGTTCGCTGGTGATGCCTATGTGCAGCTGCCAGTGACTTCCGATTACGTTTCAGCTAAGATGTTTCTGAATACTATTAATCCAGGAATTGTTCCTGTACAAGGAACTGCAATTGGTAAGGCCATTGAGTTGGGCATAAACTCCTTTACACCAGGGAGTGAGAAGAGTAGGGTAATGGTAATTATTACCGATGGCGAAAATCACGAAGATGATGCCATTGCAGCTGCTCGCGATGCTGCAGAAAAGGGGATTGTAATTCATACCATCGGCGTGGGAAGCCCACAAGGAGCTCCCATTCCATTATCACCCGGAGGTACGAATTTTCTTACCGATTCAAAAGGAAAAATTGTTGTTACCAAGCTCGATGAAAGTGTGTTAATGGGAATTGCCGCAGCAACTGGTGGAAGGTATACATTGGCTACAAACTCTAACTTTGGCCTTAACGAGGTTCTTGCCGACATTCGAAAAATGGACAAGCAGAACTTTAACTCCAAGGTGTATTCCGAATATGATGATAAGTTTCAGTATTTTCTCTGGTTTGCCCTCTTCCTGCTTTTTGTTGAATATTTCATTCTAGAACGGAAGAATCGGTGGCAGGAAAAATTGGAGATATTTAAAGCTCGATTGAAATGAAAACCATACTAACGATATTAATCCTCTTTATTTCAGTAATAAGTTCATTCGCCCAAACAGGCCGAAAGGAAATTAGGATGGGTAATAAGCTCTACGATAAGGCCAGCTTTCTTGATTCTGAAGTTAAGTACAGAAAAGCATTGGAGCGCAATCCATCTTCTTTTGATGCCCAGTTTAATTTAGGTGATGCCTTGTATAAGCAAGGAAAGTTTGATGAAGCTGC
This sequence is a window from Williamwhitmania sp.. Protein-coding genes within it:
- a CDS encoding VWA domain-containing protein codes for the protein MFRFANAEYLYLLIAIPFLLVIFYLAMQIRRRAIKRFGDPSIISELMPEASSSRPWVKASILSLVAISLIFALARPQLGSKLKDVKRKGVELIICLDVSNSMLAQDIMPNRLERAKQAIAQMVDKLTDDRIGLIVFAGDAYVQLPVTSDYVSAKMFLNTINPGIVPVQGTAIGKAIELGINSFTPGSEKSRVMVIITDGENHEDDAIAAARDAAEKGIVIHTIGVGSPQGAPIPLSPGGTNFLTDSKGKIVVTKLDESVLMGIAAATGGRYTLATNSNFGLNEVLADIRKMDKQNFNSKVYSEYDDKFQYFLWFALFLLFVEYFILERKNRWQEKLEIFKARLK